GAACATAAGGCCGATTCGTGAGGATATGCCGTTTATTGTCACAACTGCTAAGAGGGTTGGTCTCGATCATATAGCCTTTGCCCAAGCTTTCGCTGAACTTACAAATGGAAAATTCATCCCAAGAGGGGATAAGAGCTTGACCTATATAGCGGACAAATACAACACTGATGTCCTTGGTGTTATTGAGAGACATCCAAGAGGGATGGCAATCAACTTCTACCGCTTAGATATAACAAAAGAAAGACCAGTTGGACCTTTAATCAGTGTAAAAATCTGGATCATGGAAGACGGAAGGAGATGGGACTACAAAGAAGCACTGGGCATTAAAGTCAAAAGGAGAGAGCGTGAATGAACAAGATAAAGGGAACCATAGAAATTGAGTTCCCAAGTGAAGAGATTGCAAAAATTGTTTACGAGAGCGTTCTTTTTGAGCATTTAAGTGTTCCCTATCGAAGAAGTGAAATTGAGTTTAAGAGGGAAGGGAATAAAATTGTTTTGCACTTCACGGCTCAAGATAACTCAGCTCTAAGGGGAACTCTCAATTCCTATTTAAGATGGATTAAAGTTGCTATGGATGTTGCAGAGCTTTAGCAAAACCTTCTTAAATGTTCTCACTGATTTTTGGTTGGATTAACGATTATGGAGGTGTGTTGAAATGCAGAACATTCCACCACAGGTTCAGGCTTTATTGGGGCAGCTTGAGAGCTATCAACAGCAATTACAACTTGTTATCCAGCAGAAACAGAAAGTTCAGGTTGATTTGAATGACGCTAAGAAAGCTCTTGAGGAAATCGAAAAAGTTGAAGAGAATACTCCGATCTACAAGACTGTTGGGACCCTAATAGTGAAAACCAGCAAGGATAAAGCCGTTGAAGAACTTAAGGAGAAGATCGAGACCCTTGAAGTTAGACTGAATGCCCTCAACAGACAGGAGCAGAAGCTCAACGAAAAAATCAAGGAGCTGACTCAAAAAATACAGTCAATGCTTAGGCCAACAGCTGGCTGATTCTCTGTCCAATTTTAATCTTTAACCCTTGTATGGTGATTGGAATGACAAAAAGGGTTATTCACATTGGACTACCAGAGCTCGGTGAAGATGAGCTCATTGCTTTAGGGGAGTTAGCTCAAGAGACTGCAATTGAGTACATATTTGAGCATCTGGCAAGGAGTGAAGTGAAGGACATAGAGGTTACAGCCAGAATAAACAAGGAAGAGACACTTGATTTGGAGCTTGAGATATACCTTGAGGTACCAATATTTGTGAAGGTTGATGTTGATAAGCTGGTTGAAGAGGCTTTGGAATTAGCCTATGAAAAAGTTGAGGAAAGGTTGAGGGAAATTGCGGGGCAAAATAAAACTTAAGCGATTTTTGGAGGAGGCAAAAGAAAAGGAATATTCTTTTCTGCTCTTATGTCACCACAATGCTGATCCAGATTCATTGGGTAGTGCAATTGCTTTTTCTCGATATCTCAACAGTATGGGTTTAAACAATCGAATTGGCGTTGCTCAAAGCGTCTCTTCTTATGCGAAGCGTTTGTTATCCTTTGCAAAAGTAGAAAAAGACCCTGAAGTTAAAGAAGATGTGGTTATCATATTCGATACTTCATCAATTGAACAGCTTGAACCAGTCGAAATTCCAAAAGATAAGTTTGTAATTGTAATTGACCATCACATCGAGAAAGAAAATCCAATAAAAGCCCACATAAGAATTGTTGATTCTTCGAGAGCATCAACAGCTGAAATAGTGTGGGAACTCTTAAAGTACTTCAACTTTTATGACGAAATTGCAGCAAAAGCAATACTTGCGGGAATAGCAACAGACACGGCTAATTTCAGATACGCAAATGCAAAGACATTTAAAACTGTAAGCGAGATTCTTGAGAGATTTCCAATCCAGATGGGGGAAATCTACAACTTAACAGCCCCAGTAAGTGACGAGAACATCGACCAAGCGAAAAGAATGGCTATTTTAAAGGCATGTCAGAGGATGGAGATTAAAAAATTCAGAAAATACATAATAGTGACATCCAAAGTCTCTGCTTATGAATCTTTAGCATGTAAAGTCTTTCTCCAGCTTGGAGCGGACGTTGCAATAGTGGGGAGTGAAAAGAAGGGTGTTAGGATTTCTGCAAGAGCAAAGGAGCATTTAGTAAAGAAGGGGCTTCACTTAGGCAAAATAATGGAAAAAGTTGGTTCAATCATTGAAGGCTCAGGAGGAGGTCATGCCGGAGCTGCTGGGGCAAATGGTAAGAGAGATCTTGATGAAGCCATTAAGTTTTTAGTGAAAGAGATTGAAAAATTCTTGAGGGGGATTTAAATGGCACGATGCCCAATATGTGGTGAGGCATTAAAATGGGAAGAGCTAATTGAGCAGATGCTCACGCTTGAAAACTTTAGTGAGCTATTAGCTGATAAGGGAGCATTTATTTCTGCATTTGAGGAATTTATTTTTATGTGTCCACATTGCAAAGAGGAATTTTATGGTAAACACCTTGAAATTAAAGAAGCAGAAAAGGTCTTTGAGTTGTTGAATGACTTTAAAGGTGGGATAGATTACGAAAACAAAAGAGTTAAGCTGAAGCTAACCAACTTGCTTGCCCTGGATATGATGCTTGAGGAGTGGGATAAGAGGGTTAAGCGGTGAACTCGATGAGGGAAATTGAAAAGCTCATTAAGGAAAGGAAAATAAAAGATGCCATAGAAGTTGCCCTCAAAATGGAGAACACAATTTTAAAGCTTGAAGTTCTGGCGTATATTCTGCGGTCTGTTGATAGTAGAGATCATCGGGAGTTCATTTTTTCTCAGATGTTTGAGGTTGCTGAATCTTTAGATCGCCCTCAGGACAAAGCTGTTGCTCATGCAATACTGGCGTATTCAGCATATGTTATGGGAAAAGAGAAAGTTGATGAGCATCTTTTTCAGAAGGCTGTTGATATTGCAAAATCTTTGCCCCATCCATCTTGGAAAGCAGATGCCTTGGCTGACATTGCATATTATATGGCAAAAGCTGATTTGTTTGAAGAGAGCTTCAAAACTTTCCTTTTAGCTTACAATACAATACGCGGTTCAAAGGAGCCCTATTCAATTACAGTCTCGGTTCTTTCAAATATTGCAAAGAGGTTAGTTAGGGCTGGAGATGATATTCCAAACAAAATCTCAATTCAATTTTACAGCCTTGCAAAAGAGATTTATCAGTCCATTCGCTTCATGACCCAAGCAAAACTGGTTAATGAAAAGATAGAATTTGTCCAAAACGTTCTTAAGCGGAAGAACTTAGCCATTGCTGAATTTCTTGGAAAAGGTGACATTGAAAAAGCAATTGCCTCAATAAGGTACCTTGATCCAAAAGAACGAGTGCTGGGACTCTTAGAGATCTCTTATTGGTTGATTCTTCATGATAAACCAGAGCTGGCAAGAAAAATCTTGACCGATGCTTTCAACATGATGCTGACAGGCAAGTTCAAGCCCAATGACATGGAGTTGGTGAGAGTTGCCCAAAAGTTCATGAAAATAGGACTTCTTGAAGATGCGTTGATATTGGCAGGGATAATTGAAGATGGACTCAAAGCCTCAGAAGTTCTGGGTGATATAGCCTTAACATATGCTCGCTTTGGAAAAAAGGAGAAAGCTCTTTCAATAGCTGAGGGCATTCAAAACGAAACTGTTAAGAGTAGGGTTCTAAAAGCTCTGAAAGGTGAGGGGGATGTGGAACACGAGTAAGGATTACCGCTTACTCACCGCAGAAAAAGCGGTTGAGCTGTTCTTAAAGACAATTGAACATGCCAAATTTAAAGGCAGATGGGACAAGAAGAAGGCGATAAAGTTGGCCAAGGAAATGATTCCCGAGCTGCAGGCAATGAGATACTCATATCTTGATCCCAAGGAACTCATTGATACTCCACAAATGGAGGCTCTTAAAGAGAAAGCCCAAGGGATAATTGAGGCATTAGGTGGAGAGGAGTGGCATCACAAATTCTTAAGCTTGGCTGACAAGAGTGAAAAAGAGAAAGTGGAGGAAGCAGTTGCTAAAGTTAGATTTTTCCTCAACACAATACTTAATTTGGACAAGAGATTAGCTTTAGGAAAAATCAATGACCCAGTAATTGCCGTGGATATAAAAGTCGGTGAGGTCATGAGCGTAGGAAAGCATCCAAATGCTGATAGACTTTTGGTTTGTAATGTGAACATTGGGGATAGGGCGATAACAGTTGTTACAAATGATTTAACAGTTAAAGAAGGGAACAGAGTAGCTGTTGCTTTGTTGCCGCCAGTGAATTTCAGAGGAATTGTCAGCGAAGGAATGTTTCTTGGTGCTGGAGAAGGAGTGCTGAAAGATGTGAAAGGAGAAATTGGAGGATTACCTAAGGGGATTCCGCTCGATGCCTTGAAAGAGACAAGGAACTTAGTGGAGGCATTCTTGAAAAGCTAAACACATTCTCTCGCTCTCTTTAAATCCTCTTCACTCAAACGCCAGCCCATAGCACCGAAGTTCTCTTTTAAATGTTCTTTATTGCTTGCCTTGGGGATTGCAATTACATTTTCGTGCCAAATTAAATAGTTCAGTGCAACTTGAGCAGCCGTTCTGCTGTATTTTTCCCCTATTTTGGCTAAGCATGGATTTCGAGCTAACTGTCCCTTTTCCAGCGGTGTGTATGCTATTAGAGCTATATTCTCCTTTTTCATATATTCAAGAAGGCCTGTTCTTTCAACTCGTCTATCCATGAGGGAATACTTCACTTGGTTTGCTACAATTTCGTATTTTCTCATGATCTCCTGGCTTCTCTTCAAGAGCTCCAAATCAAAGTTGCTGACACCAATGTAGCGTATAATCCCTTCATCAACCAAATCCTCCAGCGCCCATAAAGTCTCTTTGATCCTCTCAAAATCATCAATTGGCCAGTGGAGCAAATAAAGATCAATATATGTTCCAAGCCTCCTTGCACTGTTCCGAGCGGCTTTCTTTGCTTTTTCATAACCAAAATTGGTGGGCCAAACTTTGCTGATGATGAAAATACTATCCCTTTCATATTCCTTAATGGCATTTCCGACTATTTCTTCGCTATGTCCAGCACCATAGAATTCAGCAGTGTCAATTAAGTTAATACCTAAATCTAGGCCGTAGCGTAAAGCTTCAATACTCTCTTTATCTCTTGAATAATCTGCCCTTTCTCTTCCACCTATCCCCCATGTGCCCATCCCTACTGCTGTAACCTTGTCATTTCCGATTTTCTTTAAGTCATTAAACGGAATTACCCTCTTCACGTCATTCACCCGAAAATTAATTTTGTGTTAACATTTATTAATTCAATGATGGAGGTCTCATTGATGATGAATACGGGGCCACCTGAGTGATGAGGAAATTTCCCCCAATGCTGATATTCCAAAAATCTATATACTTCTATATCTCTAACTTTACTGTGGGATGGAAATGGTAAGCTCACACTTCAAACATATTCTCCTCAAGCTTGGGCTTGACGAAGAGAGGATAGAGATCTTAGAAATGAAAGGTGGCATAGTTGAGGATGAATTTGAGGGTTTACGCTATCTTAGGTTTAAAGACTCAGCGAAAGGCTTAAGAAGGGGAACTGTTGTTTTTAATGAATCTGACATTATTCTTGGGTTTCCTCACATAAAGAGAGTTGTCCATCTAAGAAATGGTGTAAAGCGAATTTTCAAAACCAAGCCCTTCTATGTGGAGGAGAAAGTTGATGGGTATAACGTTAGAGTTGCTAAGGTTGGAGAGAAAATTTTGGCTCTAACAAGAGGCGGTTTTGTTTGTCCGTTTACCACTGAAAGGATTGGGGACTTCATAAACGAGCAGTTCTTCAAAGATCACCCTAATTTAATTCTCTGCGGTGAGATGGCAGGTCCAGAGAGTCCATATTTGGTCGAAGGTCCGCCATATGTCGGGGAGGATATTCAGTTTTTCCTCTTCGATATTCAAGAAAAGAGAACTGGGAGGAGCATACCAGTTGAGGAAAGGATAAAGCTGGCTGAGGAATACGGTATTCAGAGCGTTGAAGTCTTTGGTCTTTACAGCTATGAACAGATTGATGAGCTTTATGAGCTGATTGAGAGGCTCAGCAAAGAGGGGCGAGAAGGAATAGTCATGAAAAGTCCGGATATGAAGAAAATCGTGAAGTATGTGACGCCCTATGCAAATGTTAACGACATAAAGATTGGCTCAAGGATTTTCTTTGATTTGCCTCACGGCTACTTCATGCAACGCATAAAGAGGTTGGCATTTTATATCGCAGAGAAGCGCATAAGGGGCGAAGACTTTGATGAGTATGCAAAAGCTCTTGGAAAAGCTTTGCTCCAGCCCTTTGTGGAGTCAATATGGGACGTTGCGGCTGGTGAGATGATTGCTGAGATCTTCACGGTTAGGGTAAAGAAAATTGAGACTGCTTATAAGATGGTATCCCATTTCGAAAGGATGGGGCTTAACATCCATATTGATGACATTGAGGAACTTGGCAACGGTTACTGGAGGATTACATTCAAGAGAGTTTATGACGACGCAACTAAAGAAATCAGAGAGCTTTGGAACGGGCATGCTTTTGTTGATTGAAGATTTAACTTTTTCCAACCTTCTCCACGAGCTCATCCAACACTTCTTTGAACTTGGCAGCATCTACCCATTTAATTCCCATCTTTTCAGCCCATGTTAGAATACCAACATCCGCTGAAACTATTATTGCATCGAGCTCTTTAGCCAATAAAATCAGCTCAAAATCTTCTTTGCTGTCCACTATTCCCTCTCTTAGAGCTTTTCTGTAGTTTCTACGGAGCTTTTGGATAATCTTATCAACATTATCGGTGTCGAGAACACTCTCTCTAACAGCTTTCTCCGCAACTCTCAACCCTTTATCAATTCTCCGTCTAATGTCTTCAATCAGCTCATAGACCACAAAAGCCGGAATTTTGATGTCATGAACGTTTGGAGGCTTCTTTATTATGTAAAGCTCAACATCAGGAGAAACCTCGCTCTCATCAACGAAGTGCATAATCTCCCTATAAATTCCGGGAGACATATAAAATTCAACCTTACCAAACAGCTTTTCAGCATATTCCAAAAACTTCTTCATGGCCTCAGTTGGTGTTTTGCCGAATTTTGCCCTGACATCTGGATTGACAAAAATACTGGTATCAAGGACAAAGCGAATCATTGCAACCACAAGTTTATTTAGTCCTTTTAGTTTTAAAATCCTTAGGTGATAAAATGAAAGTTGGAGTTATCTTTGGAGTTAGCGAAATTGCAGACCCAAAAAAGTTTGAGAAAAAAGCGTCGCAGTTTTTAACAAGGCTTTCTGAGGAGTTTGAAGTTATTGGTGGAGCATTTATTTCGACAAAAAAAGAGTTTAAAGATCTCAAAGAAGAAATAGACTTCAATAAGGTTGATGCGATAGTTTTATACCCATTAACTGGGGGAACCGAAAATCCGCTGAAGGAGTTTGCAATCTACAGAAAGCCAGTGATTCTCTTTGGGGATTCCTTCAACAACTCAATAGCAGCTGCTGTAGAGATCAGGGAGTACCTAAGAGACAGACTTATACCTTCAACACTGGTTACAAGTTATGAAGAGCTTAAAGCAGCCCTTCTTGGCTATGATGATATGAAAGAGATGCTCGATAAGTTCCTAAACTTGAGACTTGGGTTAATTGGCAGAATTTCTCCATGGCTCATTAACGAGAAGTTTGAGCTGCCTTATGTTCATATAAGTCTGAAGAAGTTTTATGAATATTATGAATCTGTAACTGAGGCAGAAGGATGGAAGGTCATTGAGAATGTAATAGCAAAGGCAAGGGAGATCAAAGAGCCTAACAGGGAAGATCTTGTAAAAGCTGGCAGAATTTATGTTGCACTAAAGAGAATCATTGAGGACTATAAACTTGATGGCTTTACAATAGGTTGCTTTGATCTTATTGGAAAGATTAAAGCAACACCATGCTTGGCATTGGCATTGTTCAATGCCGAAGGAATACCGGCGGCTTGTGAGGGGGAGCTTAACTCCTTGCTTGGAATGGCAATAATTAGAAAATTCTTCAATAAACCGGCATTTATGGGCAATATAGCTGATTATGGAGAGGATTATATAATTTTGGCACATTGCACTGCTCCCTTAATCGCTGGCTATACTTTAAGGTCCCACTTTGAAAGCGGTATGGGGGTTGGAGTTGAGGTAGATTTGCCTCGAAAAAAAGCATCGCTCCTTAAGATAAGAGGAAGAAAAGCTGTTGTGGCCAGTGTTATGGTAGCTGAAAGAGAAAAAAGTGAGCAGAGATGCAGAACCCAGCTTAAGCTCAAAATTGAGGACGCTAAGGACTTTGTGGATGGTACATTAGGAAATCATCATCTTTTGGTCTATGTTGACAGCGAAGAGCTGGCTGATCTGTTAAGTGAGCTTGGGTTTGAGGTTATGCTTTACTGACTTTTATTTTCCCAATATCTTTGCGAGAACTCTTTTTATTTTTGAAACAATTGATTCATGCTCGCTGTTCTCCGAGGCAGCATTTTGTTGATATTCCTTTGCCCATAGCTCAGCATCTTTCTTCTTCATCTCATAACGTGATATTGGGTCTTTTATCACTCCACCTATGCTAGGGCTCAGGATTACCACCGGGGATTATTACCATTGCATCCTATTTAAGTTTTTACTCATATCATGTAAACTGGCGCAAGCTTTATAAATTCTTGATCTTTATTATACTTTGGTAATTAAAACTGAAAAATATCAAGCTCTATAATTATAGTGTTAGTGAGGTGAGAATGTGGAGGAAAAGACAAAGAAAGTGATTATCTGGTTAATAGACAAGTTTGTAGATTTTATCATTATAACAGCCGGTGTTGCTTTAGGCATAATAATTGCTGCAGGCTTTATCGCAAAGCACATGATTGCAGCACTTCCATAGGGGGGAGTAAATTGAGAGGGCAAGCGGCAATTGAATATTTGTTCATGATTTTAGTGGCACTACTCATAGTAAGCTTAGTTATACGATACATAAAGAACATAGCCAATGAAGCTGGTCAGACAATAGAAAATGCCACAAGGGTATTATTGAGAGAGCTTCAGAGTTCCTATTCAAATATTGGAAAATAAAAGAAATGTCAAGATTTTCTTGCATATAATATAACACCCATAATTGAAAGCACAACCAAGGCTATTGGAATTGGATGTAATGTCGCTCCTACTAATCCAAGTGCACCAAAGATAACCCTGAGTTCTTTTCTTATTGGTTTCTTATAGTAACCCGTGATAGCTATTGATAGGAGATACATTATGAGTATTGTTGCTATGAAGTAGTAAAGTACTCTGAGTGCAACTTCCGGGGTCCACTGCTGGACTGTTATCAGGAACATTTCTGGATGAGTAAAGTATATGTATGGTCCAATGTAGCCGGCTAAGGCATATTTAACCGAATTAGTTGCGGTTTTCCAGAAGTCTCCTCCAGCTAATGCTGAACCCGCGTATGCTGCCAAGGCAACTGGAGGTGTTAGATCAGCAAGTATTCCAAAGTAGAACACGAAGAAGTGAGCTGCTAACAGTGCAATTGGGGTTGCATACCCTGGAACCGATGCAGAGTAAACTGGATTGTTTGCCACAGCGTTAAAGACTGCTGGAGCCGCTACCAATGACGTGATAACGTAGTTTGCGGTTGTTGGCACACCCATACCAAGTATTAGGCTGAATATCATTGCCATCATTAAGAGCAACAGTAGGTTTCCTCCGGCTAAATCAACAAGTCTGTATCCAAGAGACGTTACCAGACCTGTCATTGTAAGGACACCTTGAATTAAACCAGCACTTGCTGCTGCAAGCATAACTGTTGTGCTTGTCTTACCTGCACTTATCATGGACTCATAAGTTGCTGAATACATTGCTTTGCCGCCTTCTGTTTTAGATTTGTATCCCACTATAAGGGAGAATATTATTCCAAAGACACCACTCATTAAAAGGATTTCTTCTTTTCTCATATAGAGGAACTTTCCAAGTGCCACAAGGAATATGAACAGCATGCTTATGTAGAATTTTTCGTTGAACTCTACTTTGTCTGTTGTAATTGCCATGATGATTAGTGCCAGACCGATTATCAGGAGAATAACCCCCACAGGTTTTGCATGCTGTCTTCCTGTGAACATTAGGAGGGTTGTAATAAGAACTGTTGCCACATAAAGTGGTTCATGTCCAGGAATTTCATCTTTTGAAACCCATGCAACCCAAATTGCAATACCCAATGAAGAAACTGCTGCAATGTGTGGAGCAATTCCCCATACCAACGCAACGGTAATTACAACGATTGGTAACAGTATATATAGTTTCCTTAGGAAGTATTTAATAGGTTTAAAGTGTTCTCTTGGCATTCCCTTCAATCCTAAGCGTTTAGTCTCAAGATCAATGAACAGATAGACCCCTGAGTAATAGATCAATGCCGGCAGTACTGCTGCAATGATAAGCTTATTATATGGGACACCAAGAAACTGTGCCATGATAAATGCAGCCGCACCCATCACTGGAGGCATCAGCTGACCTCCAGTTGAAGCCACGGGTTCAACGGCACCGGCGATCTCTGGCGGATAACCTGCTTTTTTCATAAGTGGGATTGTGAATGTTCCTGTTGTTAGAACGTTGGCAACTGAACTTCCGCTTACTGTTCCCATCATACCACTTGAGATAACAGCTGCCTTTGCAGGACCTCCAGGTCTTGGGCCAAATATTGATATCATGAATTCGGTGATGTAGTCACTTACTCCAATTTTCAGCAAGAATGCCCCAAAGAATACGAACGCAAAGACGTAGATTGTCATGACGTAGAATGGGATACCAAAAATACCCTGATCGAGGTAGAGATACTGGGCTATGCGTGTCCAGTTGAAACCCGCATCTTTTATACCATAGAGAAGGAATACAGTGACTATTGTTGGCAGGATCCATCCTATTGCTCTTCTGGTGGCTTCTAAGACCAGGATTATGGCAAGAAAGCCAAATATAACATCTGTCTGGTTAACGTCATAGTACACCATATATGTCGGCCATCTCCAGAATTTATATAGTGCGGCTGCTAATCCAAGGAGTATTAAGATGTAGTCTATTAGCTGCACTTTTTTGAGATACTTGTCCTTCTTTATTATTGGGTATCTAAGGAATGCTATAACAAATATCATGCCCAAAACAAACGCCATTACCTGCTGATCCTGAAAATCAAGCTTTAAAATTTCGATTCTTATGCCTAATCTGTCAAATAGGGAATATACTGTAAATGTAAAGTTAAATATAAACAGTATCTCGAAGATACCTATGAGTATTGCTGCAGCCTTTACCACGTTTTCCAGCTTTGGTGGTAGTGTTCTCGTTTTTTCGAGTGCTATTTTCTTTTCGATTTTTTCAAGATTCTCTCCCATAATCAACACCTCCTACTTATTATCAACAATATTGGAACCCTTCTAATCTCAATTTTCATGATGCCGTCCTCTTTTGGCTGGACAAAAACAATTTTATCATTGATTTTGATGGTAGCATTGTTAATGGGGATGAACCAATACTCCCATTTCTTTCCAAGAAATTTGTTCATCTTCTTTACATAGAAACTCCCAGCTCGATAGTTGAAGTCCACTGGTTGTCCTGCAAGAAACTCCTGCCATCGTTCCTCCACGGCAAAAATACCTCGCTTTGAAACACGATACACATCCACGACTTTGGTTAGCGATACGCTGTGAGTATAACTAATTTCGAGTGTGGAATTTGAGCCAAGGAAATAATAACATGCGGTATTCTCAAATTCTATTCCAATTACGGAAACCGGGACAAGCATTACAACTGCAATTAAAAGCAAGAAAAAAAGAAAAAATTTCTTCAAAAAGTTCACCCCATCATCCCTTAAGGTTGTCTGGAACTTTTATGCCGTGTTCTTCATAATATTTGACGGCTCCTGGGTGGAGTGGTATCATAAGACCATCAAAGGCATGCTTCATGTCGATCTGCTTTGCAACTTGGTGAGCCTTGGCTAATTCATCAATGTTCTCATAGAGTATCTTAGTAATCTCATAAACAACTTCGTCTGGCAAGTCTTTGTGAACGACAAGTGTTGCTTTGACTGCAATTGTTTGTGTGTCTTCGGTCATTCCTTTGTATGTTCCTTTTGGAATAATTACCTTAACATAGAAGGGATATCCCTGGTCATGAAGCTTTTTAATGACATCGTCCGGGATTGGAATTAATCTAACTGGGACCTTAACTGCAATCTGATCAATTGCTGGTGCAGGATATGCAATAACTGTGAACTCAGCATCTACCTGTCCAAGGACTAAGCTTTGAGCAGCTTCCTCGAAGGTCTGGTAAACTGGTTCAATTTTGTCCCAGACTCCAGCTGCCTTGAGAACTCTCTCGGCTGTTGCAGCAACACCGCTACCTGCGGCACCAACGACAACCTTCTTACCGGCCAAGTCTTGGAGTGTTTTGATGTCGCTGTCGGCTCTTACAACAATCTGGACAGGTTCTGGATAGAGGGTTCCTATACCTCTGAGAACCTTAATTGGGTTGCCCTCGAACTGATATTTTCCTTCCCAAGCATACCAGGTAACATCATTCTGAGCTATAGCAACTTGGGCTTCTCCTTTTCCTATTGCTTTACAGTTAGCAACACTTGCTCCACTTGTGACGGCTTTTGCGGCAATTAGGTTACTCTTTTTGTTTATAACTTTTGCAAGCATTGAACCAATTGCAAAATAGACGCTACCAGGACCAGAGCCGGTATAGATGGTAATTTCGTACTTTCCTTCTTCGTTCTTTGTCACAATCGGTGCTTGAGTTTGTGTGCCGGTTGTAGTTGTTTTTTGGGTACATCCTGCGGCTACTAAGGCCAACACCAAAACAAAAACCAAACCTAAGGCTTTCCACCTTCTCATTTTTAGCCACCTCAAGGAAGTGGGGGGACTATGCCCCCCAGCATCTTAATTGTTTACAAACTTAAACATTATATATTTTTTGTTTTTTTGGAAGATTTACATACAAGTAAACAAAGGAAAGGATAGAGAGGCGAAAATTTTTCAGTAGTAGTACCAGATTGTCCAGTAATCGTTGGGGTCTTCTCCTATACTTTCAAGGTACTCAAGGTATTCTTTGATTGGGACATCTGGATACGTATAGAGCTTGGTCTCGCTGATACCCTTTTCCCATGGATGCATAAGATATATCCTGCTTCCATCGGGTCTGATTCCAACCAACTCCCTATCTTGCCATGCTCTCAGATGGTTCTTACCCATTCTTGGGACATTAAAGACAGGCTCGTCTGGTCTGAACTGTCCGGGTAATAGTCTTGCTTCTTCTTTTCTCTCCTGGACAACCCTTGCTATTGGCACGAGGTAATCTTTCTGCTCAATCTTACCCTTTGGATAGAATGTATAGTATGGGTCAATTCCTACTTTTCTCAGAGCAATTCTCAATGCAACATTTTCGAATCTC
Above is a genomic segment from Thermococcus sp. SY098 containing:
- a CDS encoding ribosomal biogenesis protein codes for the protein MMLITTSHRPTRRTRSFGHDLERVFPNSTYLTRGKKTIQDLLMEAYDRGYERLLIINVWKGNPLKMTFIKVSPDDWGYLGYLYLHGIKLQREIGFRNIRPIREDMPFIVTTAKRVGLDHIAFAQAFAELTNGKFIPRGDKSLTYIADKYNTDVLGVIERHPRGMAINFYRLDITKERPVGPLISVKIWIMEDGRRWDYKEALGIKVKRRERE
- the pcc1 gene encoding KEOPS complex subunit Pcc1 translates to MNKIKGTIEIEFPSEEIAKIVYESVLFEHLSVPYRRSEIEFKREGNKIVLHFTAQDNSALRGTLNSYLRWIKVAMDVAEL
- a CDS encoding prefoldin subunit beta; this translates as MQNIPPQVQALLGQLESYQQQLQLVIQQKQKVQVDLNDAKKALEEIEKVEENTPIYKTVGTLIVKTSKDKAVEELKEKIETLEVRLNALNRQEQKLNEKIKELTQKIQSMLRPTAG
- a CDS encoding DUF3194 domain-containing protein, with the translated sequence MTKRVIHIGLPELGEDELIALGELAQETAIEYIFEHLARSEVKDIEVTARINKEETLDLELEIYLEVPIFVKVDVDKLVEEALELAYEKVEERLREIAGQNKT
- a CDS encoding bifunctional oligoribonuclease/PAP phosphatase NrnA; translation: MRGKIKLKRFLEEAKEKEYSFLLLCHHNADPDSLGSAIAFSRYLNSMGLNNRIGVAQSVSSYAKRLLSFAKVEKDPEVKEDVVIIFDTSSIEQLEPVEIPKDKFVIVIDHHIEKENPIKAHIRIVDSSRASTAEIVWELLKYFNFYDEIAAKAILAGIATDTANFRYANAKTFKTVSEILERFPIQMGEIYNLTAPVSDENIDQAKRMAILKACQRMEIKKFRKYIIVTSKVSAYESLACKVFLQLGADVAIVGSEKKGVRISARAKEHLVKKGLHLGKIMEKVGSIIEGSGGGHAGAAGANGKRDLDEAIKFLVKEIEKFLRGI
- a CDS encoding tetratricopeptide repeat protein; translated protein: MREIEKLIKERKIKDAIEVALKMENTILKLEVLAYILRSVDSRDHREFIFSQMFEVAESLDRPQDKAVAHAILAYSAYVMGKEKVDEHLFQKAVDIAKSLPHPSWKADALADIAYYMAKADLFEESFKTFLLAYNTIRGSKEPYSITVSVLSNIAKRLVRAGDDIPNKISIQFYSLAKEIYQSIRFMTQAKLVNEKIEFVQNVLKRKNLAIAEFLGKGDIEKAIASIRYLDPKERVLGLLEISYWLILHDKPELARKILTDAFNMMLTGKFKPNDMELVRVAQKFMKIGLLEDALILAGIIEDGLKASEVLGDIALTYARFGKKEKALSIAEGIQNETVKSRVLKALKGEGDVEHE
- a CDS encoding tRNA-binding protein, producing MWNTSKDYRLLTAEKAVELFLKTIEHAKFKGRWDKKKAIKLAKEMIPELQAMRYSYLDPKELIDTPQMEALKEKAQGIIEALGGEEWHHKFLSLADKSEKEKVEEAVAKVRFFLNTILNLDKRLALGKINDPVIAVDIKVGEVMSVGKHPNADRLLVCNVNIGDRAITVVTNDLTVKEGNRVAVALLPPVNFRGIVSEGMFLGAGEGVLKDVKGEIGGLPKGIPLDALKETRNLVEAFLKS
- a CDS encoding aldo/keto reductase, which encodes MKRVIPFNDLKKIGNDKVTAVGMGTWGIGGRERADYSRDKESIEALRYGLDLGINLIDTAEFYGAGHSEEIVGNAIKEYERDSIFIISKVWPTNFGYEKAKKAARNSARRLGTYIDLYLLHWPIDDFERIKETLWALEDLVDEGIIRYIGVSNFDLELLKRSQEIMRKYEIVANQVKYSLMDRRVERTGLLEYMKKENIALIAYTPLEKGQLARNPCLAKIGEKYSRTAAQVALNYLIWHENVIAIPKASNKEHLKENFGAMGWRLSEEDLKRARECV
- a CDS encoding RNA ligase, with the protein product MVSSHFKHILLKLGLDEERIEILEMKGGIVEDEFEGLRYLRFKDSAKGLRRGTVVFNESDIILGFPHIKRVVHLRNGVKRIFKTKPFYVEEKVDGYNVRVAKVGEKILALTRGGFVCPFTTERIGDFINEQFFKDHPNLILCGEMAGPESPYLVEGPPYVGEDIQFFLFDIQEKRTGRSIPVEERIKLAEEYGIQSVEVFGLYSYEQIDELYELIERLSKEGREGIVMKSPDMKKIVKYVTPYANVNDIKIGSRIFFDLPHGYFMQRIKRLAFYIAEKRIRGEDFDEYAKALGKALLQPFVESIWDVAAGEMIAEIFTVRVKKIETAYKMVSHFERMGLNIHIDDIEELGNGYWRITFKRVYDDATKEIRELWNGHAFVD